Proteins encoded by one window of Vitis vinifera cultivar Pinot Noir 40024 chromosome 10, ASM3070453v1:
- the LOC109123021 gene encoding uncharacterized protein LOC109123021 isoform X1 → MSYFASQSEKAFKEARCEIQRLTFQMEELCKNSVEESEREDLKATKHHVRDPIIVKTKGNPGNLKDKFKKPRHCGKCKKVGHTVRKCPEFVNTHNAFINIEDSIEDMGDMHSLLNHNMEGGSRHGTNEFSQNTTLGTFQNPETSLNDSWLGLHPPNYFTNQVTMNHFTSGISGASSTYHNQ, encoded by the exons ATGTCTTATTTCGCATCTCAATCGGAAAAAGCTTTTAAAGAGGCTAGATGTGAAATACAAAGACTCACTTTTCAAATGGAAGAACTTTGTAAAAATTCAGTGGAAGAAAGTGAACGAGAAGATTTGAAAGCTACAAAACACCATGTTCGAGATCCTATCATTGTGAAGACGAAAGGTAATCCGGGTAACttaaaagacaaatttaaaaaaccaaGGCATTGTGGGAAATGTAAGAAAGTAGGACACACTGTTCGAAAATGCCCAGAGTTCGTCAACACTCACAATGCATTTATCAACATTGAAGATTCAATTGAAGATATG GGGGACATGCATTCATTACTAAATCACAACATGGAAGGTGGATCAAGACACGGGACAaatgaattttctcaaaat ACAACACTTGGCACATTTCAGAATCCAGAAACGAGCTTAAATGATTCATGGCTCGGGTTACATCCACCAAATTACTTCACAAACCAA GTCACCATGAACCACTTTACATCCGGAATTTCGGGAGCAAGTTCTACATATCATAACCAATGA
- the LOC109123021 gene encoding uncharacterized protein LOC109123021 isoform X2 has product MSYFASQSEKAFKEARCEIQRLTFQMEELCKNSVEESEREDLKATKHHVRDPIIVKTKGNPGNLKDKFKKPRHCGKCKKVGHTVRKCPEFVNTHNAFINIEDSIEDMGDMHSLLNHNMEGGSRHGTNEFSQNNPETSLNDSWLGLHPPNYFTNQVTMNHFTSGISGASSTYHNQ; this is encoded by the exons ATGTCTTATTTCGCATCTCAATCGGAAAAAGCTTTTAAAGAGGCTAGATGTGAAATACAAAGACTCACTTTTCAAATGGAAGAACTTTGTAAAAATTCAGTGGAAGAAAGTGAACGAGAAGATTTGAAAGCTACAAAACACCATGTTCGAGATCCTATCATTGTGAAGACGAAAGGTAATCCGGGTAACttaaaagacaaatttaaaaaaccaaGGCATTGTGGGAAATGTAAGAAAGTAGGACACACTGTTCGAAAATGCCCAGAGTTCGTCAACACTCACAATGCATTTATCAACATTGAAGATTCAATTGAAGATATG GGGGACATGCATTCATTACTAAATCACAACATGGAAGGTGGATCAAGACACGGGACAaatgaattttctcaaaat AATCCAGAAACGAGCTTAAATGATTCATGGCTCGGGTTACATCCACCAAATTACTTCACAAACCAA GTCACCATGAACCACTTTACATCCGGAATTTCGGGAGCAAGTTCTACATATCATAACCAATGA